One segment of Candidatus Babeliales bacterium DNA contains the following:
- the recF gene encoding DNA replication and repair protein RecF (All proteins in this family for which functions are known are DNA-binding proteins that assist the filamentation of RecA onto DNA for the initiation of recombination or recombinational repair.) — MQICNLELKHFRCFPQIKLAIEGPLSLIVGPNGSGKTSILEALHYACYLRSFRSSSPKELIHFEEDNFFIKINLQDYEIQFNHDIQIGFTGKKRLVKVDQHAISSYKELIKYYRIITITEDDIGLIKEGPDIRRTFIDQACALINPDFIQQLRTYKQILQNRNALLQGNNVDNASYEIWTAQLFENAQIIQKHRQAFLKNLEQQANKLIGEYFDSVKIAFSYQAKKKTLDATCLEDFLSRHESLKQQEYLFKRSLFGPHLDDISIQFKGKASKSFASRGQQKLLILLIKIAQLQELTKAQGPVILLLDDFMTDFDAEVAQKLLKILMNLSTQLIFTSPVEAGTFEQQLLKYGAQRLLLTY, encoded by the coding sequence GTGCAAATTTGTAATCTAGAACTCAAACATTTTCGGTGTTTCCCTCAGATAAAACTTGCAATAGAAGGACCATTGTCGCTTATTGTGGGCCCTAATGGTTCTGGAAAAACATCTATTTTGGAAGCACTTCATTACGCATGTTATTTGCGTTCTTTCCGTTCAAGTTCACCAAAAGAACTTATACATTTTGAAGAGGATAACTTTTTTATTAAAATTAATCTTCAAGATTATGAAATTCAATTTAATCATGACATTCAGATTGGTTTTACCGGAAAAAAAAGATTGGTCAAAGTTGATCAGCACGCAATAAGCTCTTATAAAGAATTGATAAAATATTATCGAATAATTACGATTACCGAAGATGATATTGGACTTATAAAAGAAGGCCCTGACATCCGTCGTACCTTTATTGATCAGGCTTGTGCTCTTATAAATCCAGATTTTATTCAACAGCTGCGTACTTATAAACAAATTCTTCAGAACCGTAATGCATTACTACAAGGTAATAATGTAGATAATGCTTCATATGAAATATGGACGGCTCAATTATTTGAAAATGCCCAAATAATCCAAAAACATAGACAGGCATTTTTAAAAAACCTAGAACAACAAGCTAATAAATTAATTGGCGAGTATTTTGATTCAGTTAAAATTGCTTTTTCTTATCAAGCCAAAAAAAAGACGCTTGATGCTACTTGTTTAGAAGATTTTTTGAGTCGACATGAGTCTCTAAAACAGCAAGAATATCTCTTTAAACGATCTCTTTTTGGTCCTCATTTAGATGATATAAGCATACAATTTAAGGGGAAAGCATCAAAATCATTTGCTTCAAGAGGGCAACAAAAGTTGCTTATTCTTCTTATAAAAATAGCCCAATTGCAAGAACTAACCAAAGCACAGGGCCCAGTAATATTGCTTTTAGATGATTTCATGACCGATTTTGATGCCGAGGTTGCCCAAAAGCTTTTGAAAATACTTATGAATTTGTCTACACAGCTTATCTTTACTTCCCCCGTAGAAGCTGGTACTTTTGAGCAACAATTACTTAAATATGGCGCGCAGCGATTATTATTGACATATTGA
- a CDS encoding tyrosine recombinase, which yields MKSVLTQYEAYLLTQKRAAPNTCDAYKRDLEQAAYFLKEHEKDFENATHADLKLFLHQLVNLQLSARSRSRKLSSLKAFYAWAYEILGWENITTDLVFPKLEKRLPQYLTEQEIELLFETAQKDSSILGIRNHLMLCLLYVSGVRITEMIKLKIADIQFDSGFIKISGKGGRERLVPLPQGVFSLLRTYLDTTHKKLISLKNENIEYLFPIVYSGKVKPISRQSFWMILKQLCNQANIKRPVSPHTLRHSLATHLLKKGVNLRLLQMLLGHESIATVQIYTHIETDHLRKIYDEKHPRA from the coding sequence ATGAAGTCAGTACTTACGCAATACGAAGCATATTTGCTTACACAAAAGCGTGCGGCTCCAAATACATGCGATGCTTATAAACGCGATTTGGAGCAAGCGGCATATTTTTTAAAAGAGCATGAAAAAGATTTTGAAAATGCTACGCATGCCGATTTAAAATTATTTTTACACCAACTAGTAAACTTGCAACTGAGTGCACGAAGCCGTTCGCGTAAATTATCATCATTAAAAGCATTTTATGCATGGGCATATGAAATATTAGGTTGGGAAAATATAACAACTGATTTAGTATTCCCTAAATTAGAAAAACGATTGCCACAGTATTTGACTGAGCAAGAAATAGAATTGTTATTTGAAACGGCACAAAAAGACAGTTCAATTCTTGGCATTCGTAATCATCTTATGCTTTGTTTACTCTATGTTTCTGGTGTACGAATTACAGAAATGATCAAGTTAAAAATTGCCGATATTCAATTTGATAGTGGTTTTATAAAAATATCCGGAAAAGGAGGCCGTGAGCGCTTGGTGCCATTGCCACAAGGTGTGTTTTCTTTACTGCGCACTTACCTTGATACTACGCATAAAAAATTAATTTCATTGAAAAATGAAAATATCGAATATCTTTTTCCTATCGTCTATAGTGGTAAAGTTAAACCGATATCACGACAATCGTTTTGGATGATATTAAAACAGTTATGCAATCAGGCAAATATAAAACGCCCTGTTAGCCCACATACATTGCGCCATTCATTAGCGACGCATTTATTAAAAAAAGGTGTAAATCTTCGTTTATTACAAATGCTACTCGGGCATGAAAGTATTGCTACTGTTCAAATTTATACGCATATTGAAACCGATCATTTACGTAAAATTTATGATGAAAAACATCCGCGAGCTTAA
- the dnaN gene encoding DNA polymerase III subunit beta, whose protein sequence is MAGSFVVDQKILLSILSAMQPICSKRTTIDATSSILFQVGHKELILKSTDLEISLQATCEINDSSFTDQQSFLVSGKRIFDLVKELEGAIECSLDNQRFSLRSGGAHLNLNIKDIESFPPFPERIENLTHFEASFLIELLEKVAFLIPQNNANPSLNGLFLEFSSEGLMMTTTDGHCLAQIKTNKYTLEENKQWLIPRRAIFEIKKIVENTDNSEVFLGVCGNQLVFSGETFNFFTKLLADQFPQYQAILQKTDFLPATLDREQFIKTLRRSSCLLSGQFLATRFAFDKNALKVSMENKEVGTLNEELSLQKFDGAELDIRFYAPYLLNGLQSFEEKEVTFYLKNATKPIIFEANKPEYHVTYLVMPVSPTTN, encoded by the coding sequence ATGGCTGGTAGCTTTGTTGTTGACCAAAAAATATTACTTTCTATTCTTTCTGCAATGCAACCTATTTGTTCAAAGCGGACTACAATTGATGCAACTTCATCAATTCTATTTCAGGTAGGGCATAAAGAATTAATACTTAAAAGTACCGATTTAGAAATAAGTTTACAGGCAACCTGTGAAATTAATGATAGTTCTTTTACCGATCAACAGTCTTTTTTAGTTTCAGGTAAACGTATTTTTGATTTAGTGAAAGAACTTGAAGGCGCTATTGAATGTTCTTTAGATAATCAACGATTTTCATTGCGCTCTGGTGGGGCACATCTTAATTTAAATATTAAAGATATTGAATCGTTTCCACCATTTCCTGAACGTATTGAAAATCTTACACATTTTGAGGCTTCTTTTTTAATTGAATTATTAGAAAAAGTAGCATTTTTAATTCCTCAAAATAACGCCAACCCTTCATTAAATGGGTTGTTTTTAGAATTTTCTTCAGAAGGTTTGATGATGACTACTACGGATGGACATTGCTTAGCGCAAATAAAAACAAATAAATATACATTAGAAGAAAATAAACAGTGGTTAATACCGCGTCGTGCGATTTTTGAAATAAAGAAAATAGTAGAAAATACTGATAATAGTGAAGTTTTCTTGGGTGTTTGCGGTAATCAATTAGTATTTTCAGGTGAAACATTCAATTTTTTTACTAAACTTCTCGCAGACCAGTTTCCGCAATATCAAGCTATTTTACAAAAAACTGATTTTTTGCCGGCAACACTTGATCGTGAACAATTTATTAAAACATTGCGTAGATCTTCTTGTTTATTGTCTGGCCAATTTCTGGCAACAAGATTTGCTTTTGATAAAAATGCGTTAAAAGTTTCGATGGAAAACAAGGAAGTTGGCACGTTAAATGAAGAACTTTCTTTGCAAAAATTTGATGGCGCTGAACTAGATATTAGATTTTATGCCCCATATTTATTAAATGGCTTACAATCTTTTGAAGAAAAAGAGGTAACGTTTTACCTAAAAAATGCTACTAAGCCAATTATTTTTGAAGCAAATAAGCCCGAATATCATGTAACCTATTTGGTGATGCCAGTGTCACCGACGACAAACTAG